One Acetonema longum DSM 6540 DNA segment encodes these proteins:
- a CDS encoding cytochrome c maturation protein CcmE — protein MKKRHMIGIGMILAFIAFSAYSFRTALTPYVTFAQARNIKGSVQVRGMLVRDKAIEANGNELQFILRDDTGEEVPVYYRGLMHDGLDRSTGIVVIGKYSDGRFLADQLLVKCPSKYQAGEAKP, from the coding sequence ATGAAGAAGCGCCACATGATAGGAATCGGCATGATCCTGGCATTTATCGCCTTCAGCGCTTATTCCTTCCGCACAGCTTTAACTCCCTATGTTACTTTTGCTCAGGCCAGGAACATCAAGGGCAGCGTGCAGGTCCGGGGTATGCTGGTCAGGGATAAAGCAATCGAGGCCAATGGGAACGAGCTGCAATTCATCCTGCGGGATGACACTGGGGAAGAGGTTCCGGTCTATTACCGCGGCCTGATGCATGATGGTCTCGACCGGTCCACAGGGATCGTGGTAATCGGTAAATATAGCGACGGCCGGTTCCTGGCGGATCAGCTGCTGGTAAAATGTCCGTCGAAATATCAGGCTGGCGAAGCAAAGCCATAA